In Thioalkalivibrio paradoxus ARh 1, the following are encoded in one genomic region:
- a CDS encoding DsrE family protein, which yields MKAAIVVMSDPQANSDEALGRVFNALGVAYDFKQNGDDVTVIFLGAGTRWAAHVTNADHPLHALYKTVEDKVAGVSATCSDFFGAAGEAQQAGFAMLKDNAAPGTAGLPSLRTLAAEGYQVMIF from the coding sequence ATGAAAGCAGCCATCGTGGTGATGTCCGACCCCCAGGCCAACAGCGACGAGGCGCTGGGGCGCGTATTCAATGCCCTCGGGGTGGCCTACGATTTCAAGCAGAACGGTGACGATGTCACCGTGATCTTCCTCGGCGCCGGGACCCGTTGGGCCGCCCACGTCACCAACGCCGATCACCCGCTGCACGCGCTGTACAAGACCGTCGAAGACAAGGTGGCGGGCGTCTCAGCGACCTGCTCGGATTTCTTCGGCGCCGCCGGAGAAGCGCAGCAGGCCGGTTTCGCGATGCTCAAGGACAATGCCGCCCCGGGAACCGCCGGTCTGCCGAGCTTGCGTACGCTTGCCGCCGAGGGGTATCAGGTGATGATTTTCTGA
- a CDS encoding anti-sigma factor, which produces MTWPREIAMTERPLSDEMLNAFVDRQLSAEDRLHVLRVIADDRHLGQEVCDRHRIKELVNLAYCQPGPPPRAVRSCGPRFWRWWRF; this is translated from the coding sequence ATGACATGGCCGAGAGAGATCGCGATGACCGAACGACCGCTCAGTGACGAAATGCTCAACGCCTTTGTCGACCGGCAGCTGTCTGCGGAAGACCGGCTGCACGTCCTGCGCGTGATCGCCGACGACCGTCATCTCGGGCAGGAGGTGTGCGATCGCCACCGGATCAAGGAGCTGGTGAACCTCGCGTACTGCCAGCCGGGGCCGCCTCCCCGGGCGGTCCGGAGCTGCGGCCCGCGCTTCTGGCGCTGGTGGCGGTTCTAG
- the gmk gene encoding guanylate kinase encodes MTDPSPLPRGTLYIVSAPSGAGKTSLVAALLEQLEHVALSVSHTTRRPRPGEVEGQHYHFVSAERFLDMIEAGELLEHAKVFDNFYGTSKAAVASQLESGTDVILEIDWQGARQVRAAIPDCQSIFILPPSRAELERRLRGRGQDDEAVIQRRLRDAESDSSHFREYDYTVVNTDFNEAVRDLESIFRANRLRSTEQAIRNRGMIASLLAGGAASA; translated from the coding sequence ATGACCGACCCGAGCCCCCTGCCGCGAGGCACGCTGTACATCGTTTCCGCGCCCTCCGGTGCGGGCAAGACCAGCCTCGTGGCTGCGCTTCTTGAGCAGCTCGAGCATGTGGCACTGTCGGTTTCCCATACCACGCGCCGCCCGCGGCCCGGCGAGGTCGAGGGGCAGCACTATCACTTCGTCAGCGCCGAGCGTTTCCTCGACATGATCGAGGCGGGCGAGCTGCTGGAACACGCGAAGGTGTTCGACAACTTCTACGGTACATCCAAGGCCGCGGTGGCCTCGCAGCTGGAATCCGGAACCGACGTGATTCTCGAGATCGACTGGCAGGGCGCGCGCCAGGTGCGGGCCGCGATCCCGGACTGCCAGTCGATCTTTATCCTGCCGCCGTCGCGCGCCGAACTCGAACGCCGCCTGCGAGGGCGCGGGCAGGACGACGAGGCCGTGATCCAGCGCCGGCTGCGCGATGCCGAGTCCGACAGTTCGCACTTCCGCGAGTACGACTACACCGTGGTGAACACCGATTTCAACGAAGCGGTGCGCGATCTGGAGAGCATCTTCCGTGCGAACCGGCTGCGCAGCACCGAGCAGGCGATCCGCAACCGCGGGATGATCGCATCACTGTTGGCGGGCGGTGCTGCCTCGGCGTAA
- a CDS encoding EAL domain-containing protein, giving the protein MTAEPDAACCRHGMSFGIASGLDLSPIASRRALPADCRKVVHTRGTGRGVFGVHWMRWVAAFVVMLGCAMPALGQDEVKIGTLAYRGLDQTLERWAPTAAYLSEMLPDKVFRIVPMYYPELNEAIARGSVDFVLTNTAHYVKMESQHGLTRVLTMIAKEQGTPVRDFGGVIFTRSERTDLASITDLRGHSFAAVGEGSLGGFIVAWEILRAHGIDPARDLRELRFTGMPHDQVVEAVLDGSSDAGTVRTGILETLISEGRIDAGDLRILNARTTPGFPLLHSTNLYPEWPFSRMPDTPDELVEAVTIALLTMPEAHPAAEAGGYLAWSPPANYRPVHELFRSLGIAPFDDRQVFSLAAVWRNNPAAIAAVLLGLLLLSGMASAKFMNMNVSLRREVSERRRVERLLRENQEQLTRQATHDSLTGLQNRPALQQHLERAIVSARQARERLAVLFLDLDRFKNINDSLGHPFGDLVLRAIGERLRDRHGHGETVGRLGGDEFLIVLEDLPENPIAHVTAHAESLLESIAEPFQGERLRDLYVGASIGISLFPEDGTDGAALIKNADAAMYQAKAKGRNTFCFYTQALTKAAKSRLTVESHLRRALENEEFEVFYQPQVGVESGAIVGVEALVRWRDPDHGMVLPGRFIPIAEDTGLITSIGEWVLGRAARQVRAWQSAGLPPLRLTVNLSPRQFLQPNLVQSIRDGLAQAGLDPRWVELEITETALMQQGSDAPATLRQLKDAGVRLAIDDFGTGYSSLSYLKRFPLDTLKIDRCFIRDVPNDSSDVEITTTIIAMARSLHLKVVAEGVENRAQLAFLRLQGCDVYQGFLFGPGLPAADLESLLKSGQRLASNPGTRRLQPVAERG; this is encoded by the coding sequence ATGACTGCGGAGCCGGACGCAGCCTGTTGCCGCCACGGTATGTCATTTGGCATCGCATCCGGGCTTGATCTGTCACCGATCGCTTCACGAAGGGCTCTGCCTGCAGATTGCCGGAAAGTTGTCCACACTAGGGGAACGGGAAGGGGCGTGTTCGGGGTGCATTGGATGCGGTGGGTGGCTGCGTTCGTGGTAATGCTGGGATGCGCGATGCCGGCGCTTGGCCAGGATGAGGTGAAGATCGGAACGCTGGCGTATCGCGGGCTCGACCAGACGCTGGAGCGCTGGGCCCCAACCGCCGCGTATCTGAGCGAGATGCTGCCCGACAAGGTGTTTCGGATCGTTCCGATGTATTACCCGGAGCTGAACGAGGCCATCGCCCGCGGGTCCGTGGACTTCGTGCTGACCAATACCGCGCACTACGTGAAGATGGAGAGCCAGCACGGGCTGACCCGCGTGCTCACGATGATTGCGAAAGAGCAGGGAACGCCGGTTCGGGATTTCGGCGGTGTGATCTTCACTCGTTCGGAACGCACCGACCTGGCCTCGATCACGGACCTGCGCGGCCACAGTTTCGCCGCGGTCGGAGAGGGTTCGCTCGGGGGCTTCATCGTCGCCTGGGAGATTTTGCGGGCGCACGGGATCGACCCGGCTCGGGATCTGCGCGAATTGCGGTTTACCGGCATGCCGCATGATCAGGTCGTTGAAGCAGTCCTGGACGGCAGCAGCGATGCGGGTACTGTCCGCACCGGTATCCTGGAAACGCTGATCAGCGAGGGGCGCATCGATGCAGGGGATCTGCGGATCCTGAATGCGCGGACGACACCGGGTTTCCCGCTACTGCACTCCACGAACCTGTATCCGGAGTGGCCCTTCTCGAGGATGCCCGACACTCCCGACGAGTTGGTCGAAGCGGTCACGATCGCGTTGTTGACGATGCCGGAGGCGCACCCTGCGGCCGAAGCCGGTGGGTATCTCGCATGGTCGCCGCCAGCGAACTACCGTCCCGTGCACGAACTGTTTCGATCCTTGGGGATCGCCCCGTTCGATGACCGTCAGGTCTTCAGTCTGGCCGCGGTGTGGCGCAACAACCCGGCGGCCATCGCTGCCGTGCTGCTGGGGTTGTTGTTATTGTCGGGAATGGCTTCGGCCAAATTCATGAACATGAACGTATCGCTGCGCCGGGAGGTGAGCGAGCGGCGGCGCGTCGAGCGCTTGCTGCGCGAGAACCAGGAACAGCTGACGCGCCAGGCCACTCACGATTCCCTCACCGGGCTGCAGAATCGGCCTGCACTGCAACAGCATCTGGAACGGGCAATCGTGTCGGCGCGGCAGGCCCGCGAGCGCCTGGCGGTCCTGTTCCTCGATCTGGATCGATTCAAGAATATCAACGATAGCCTCGGGCATCCGTTCGGCGACCTGGTGCTCCGGGCCATCGGCGAGCGGCTGCGGGATCGGCATGGGCACGGCGAGACGGTCGGGCGGCTGGGCGGCGACGAGTTCCTGATCGTGCTGGAGGATCTGCCCGAAAACCCGATCGCCCACGTGACCGCGCACGCCGAAAGTCTGTTGGAGAGCATCGCCGAGCCGTTCCAGGGAGAGCGGTTGCGAGACCTCTACGTCGGGGCGAGCATCGGCATCAGCCTGTTTCCGGAGGACGGTACCGATGGCGCTGCGCTGATCAAGAACGCGGATGCTGCGATGTACCAGGCCAAGGCGAAGGGGCGGAACACTTTCTGTTTCTATACCCAGGCGCTCACCAAGGCCGCCAAGTCCCGCCTCACGGTCGAGAGCCATCTGCGCAGGGCGCTCGAAAACGAAGAGTTCGAGGTGTTCTACCAGCCCCAGGTCGGGGTCGAATCCGGGGCGATCGTCGGCGTCGAAGCGCTGGTTCGCTGGAGGGATCCCGATCACGGCATGGTGCTCCCCGGGCGTTTCATCCCGATTGCGGAAGATACCGGATTGATTACATCCATCGGCGAATGGGTGTTGGGCCGCGCGGCACGGCAGGTCCGCGCCTGGCAGTCTGCCGGCTTGCCCCCGCTGCGGCTGACGGTCAACCTATCACCGAGGCAGTTTCTGCAGCCGAATCTGGTGCAAAGCATACGCGACGGCCTCGCACAGGCCGGTCTGGATCCACGCTGGGTGGAACTGGAGATCACCGAAACCGCGTTGATGCAGCAGGGGAGCGATGCGCCCGCCACCCTCCGGCAATTGAAGGACGCCGGTGTCAGGTTGGCGATCGATGACTTCGGTACCGGGTATTCGTCGCTGTCCTATCTGAAGCGATTCCCGCTCGATACGCTCAAGATCGATCGTTGCTTCATTCGCGACGTCCCGAACGACAGCAGCGACGTGGAGATCACCACGACCATCATCGCGATGGCCCGGAGCCTGCACTTGAAAGTGGTGGCGGAAGGCGTCGAAAACCGTGCACAGCTGGCGTTTCTGCGCCTTCAGGGATGCGACGTCTACCAGGGCTTCCTGTTCGGGCCTGGCCTGCCCGCCGCCGACCTCGAATCGCTCCTGAAGTCGGGACAGCGCCTGGCGTCGAACCCGGGCACGCGGAGGTTGCAGCCGGTCGCCGAACGCGGCTAG
- the rpoZ gene encoding DNA-directed RNA polymerase subunit omega — protein MARITVEDCLEHVDNRFELVLMAARRARHLSHGKDPRVPDDNDKPTVIALREIAEGLVGPEVFDEPDERPQPQMLDFSTIRHLEQLDADER, from the coding sequence ATGGCCCGCATCACCGTCGAGGACTGCCTCGAACACGTCGACAACCGCTTCGAACTGGTCTTGATGGCCGCACGGCGCGCGCGCCACCTCTCCCACGGCAAGGATCCGCGGGTGCCGGACGACAACGACAAACCCACTGTGATCGCGTTGCGCGAGATCGCCGAAGGGCTGGTCGGCCCGGAGGTCTTCGACGAACCCGACGAGCGCCCGCAGCCGCAGATGCTGGACTTCAGCACGATCCGGCACCTGGAGCAACTCGACGCCGACGAACGTTAG
- the recG gene encoding ATP-dependent DNA helicase RecG, with the protein MDLDAPLTALRGVGPKQAERLGRLGLARTHDLLLHLPLRFEDRTRLTPLQALRPGSPALFEGRVEATEVVSGRRRMLLVHLGEGDARILLRFFHFGERQQRAFANGVRLRAYGEIRGMPGLPECVHPEYRILRGPPLPLEPCLTPVYPATEGVSQRLLRELVGAALPEASRLPDLLPELRDRDLPDLAEALEALHRPPPNRSSPAHVPRRSPALTRLVLEELCAHQLALMLHAGSRPRGRAPELRPVGQLWRQVVAELPFTLTGAQQRTIAEIQADLGRQRPMNRLLQGDVGSGKTLVAVAAALTAIEAGHQVAFMAPTELLARQHLHNLAAWLEPLGIGIAWLGGRQRKSERETLLSGLASGERALAVGTHALFQEQVAFARLGLAIIDEQHRFGVHQRMALRDKGTRLLPHQLIMTATPIPRTLAMSLYADLDQSVLDERPPGRTPVKTALISSERRDEVIARIRVACGDGVQAYWVCPLIEDSETLEAEAAETTAERLREALPELRIERVHGRMKPAERDAVMDRFRSGTIDLLVATTVIEVGVDVPNASLMIIENAERMGLSQLHQLRGRVGRGRRTSACVLLYRPPLGEVAQERLEAMRQTDDGFEIAEVDLAIRGPGEMLGTRQTGERGYRVADWGRDQDLMEDATRLARQVLPDRQRTEALIRRWLGSAAHYGGVG; encoded by the coding sequence ATGGATCTCGACGCACCGCTGACCGCGCTCCGTGGCGTGGGCCCGAAACAGGCAGAGCGGCTGGGCCGGCTGGGGCTGGCCCGAACCCACGACCTATTGCTCCACCTGCCGCTGCGCTTCGAGGATCGCACCCGCCTGACACCGCTGCAGGCGCTGCGCCCCGGTTCGCCGGCGCTGTTCGAAGGCCGGGTGGAAGCAACCGAGGTGGTCAGCGGCCGCCGGCGCATGCTGCTCGTTCACCTCGGCGAGGGAGACGCACGCATCCTGCTGCGTTTCTTCCATTTCGGAGAGCGGCAGCAGCGGGCCTTCGCCAACGGAGTACGCCTGCGCGCCTACGGCGAAATCCGCGGAATGCCCGGGCTGCCGGAGTGCGTGCACCCGGAGTACCGCATCCTGCGCGGGCCGCCTCTGCCACTGGAACCCTGCCTGACCCCGGTCTATCCGGCCACCGAAGGCGTATCGCAGCGACTGCTGCGCGAGCTGGTCGGCGCCGCACTTCCCGAGGCAAGCCGTCTGCCCGACCTGCTGCCCGAACTGCGCGATCGGGACTTGCCCGATCTCGCCGAAGCGCTCGAGGCGCTGCACCGGCCGCCTCCGAACCGGTCGTCGCCAGCCCATGTGCCGCGCCGCAGCCCGGCGCTGACCCGCCTGGTGCTCGAGGAACTGTGCGCGCACCAGCTGGCGCTGATGCTGCACGCGGGCTCGCGACCGCGCGGGCGCGCGCCGGAACTGCGCCCCGTGGGACAGCTCTGGCGGCAGGTCGTCGCCGAGCTTCCCTTCACGCTGACCGGCGCCCAGCAGCGCACGATCGCCGAGATCCAGGCGGATCTGGGCCGGCAGCGGCCGATGAACCGGTTGCTCCAGGGCGACGTCGGATCGGGCAAGACGCTGGTCGCGGTCGCCGCCGCCCTGACCGCGATCGAGGCCGGCCACCAGGTCGCGTTCATGGCGCCGACGGAGCTGCTCGCGCGCCAGCACCTGCACAACCTCGCGGCCTGGCTGGAACCGCTGGGCATCGGCATCGCCTGGCTCGGAGGCCGGCAACGCAAATCCGAGCGCGAGACGCTCTTGTCCGGGCTGGCCTCGGGCGAGCGCGCGCTGGCGGTCGGCACCCACGCGCTGTTCCAGGAACAGGTCGCGTTCGCCCGCTTGGGGCTTGCGATCATCGACGAGCAGCACCGCTTCGGCGTGCATCAGCGCATGGCACTGCGCGACAAGGGCACCAGGCTGCTGCCGCACCAGCTGATCATGACCGCAACGCCGATCCCGCGGACCCTGGCGATGTCGCTGTATGCGGATCTGGATCAGTCGGTGCTCGACGAACGTCCGCCGGGGCGCACGCCGGTGAAGACCGCGCTGATCAGCAGCGAGCGCCGCGACGAGGTGATCGCCCGCATCCGCGTCGCCTGCGGCGACGGCGTGCAAGCCTACTGGGTCTGCCCGCTGATCGAGGATTCCGAAACCCTGGAAGCCGAGGCCGCCGAGACCACCGCCGAACGCCTGCGCGAAGCGCTGCCGGAGCTGCGCATCGAGCGCGTGCACGGGCGCATGAAACCGGCCGAACGCGATGCGGTGATGGATCGCTTCCGCTCCGGCACGATCGACCTGCTGGTCGCGACCACGGTGATCGAGGTCGGGGTCGACGTACCCAACGCCAGCCTGATGATCATCGAGAACGCCGAGCGCATGGGACTTTCCCAGCTGCACCAATTGCGCGGGCGCGTCGGGCGCGGGCGCCGGACCAGCGCCTGTGTGCTCCTGTACCGGCCGCCGCTCGGAGAAGTCGCACAGGAACGGCTCGAGGCCATGCGCCAGACCGACGATGGCTTCGAAATCGCCGAGGTCGACCTCGCGATCCGCGGCCCCGGCGAAATGCTCGGCACGCGCCAGACCGGTGAACGCGGCTACCGGGTCGCGGACTGGGGCCGCGACCAGGATCTGATGGAGGACGCGACGCGTCTCGCCCGTCAGGTGCTCCCCGACCGCCAGCGCACCGAGGCGCTGATCCGCCGCTGGCTCGGATCCGCAGCGCATTACGGCGGCGTCGGCTGA
- a CDS encoding RidA family protein: MTRTIIQTDAAPAAIGTYSQAVRTDATVYVSGQIPLDPATMDLIDGSMEAQIRRVFDNLAAIASAAGGTLNDVAKLNVFLTDLSHFPLVNQVMSEYFSEPYPARAAIGVAALPKGAEVEMDAILYLPQG, encoded by the coding sequence ATGACCCGAACGATCATCCAGACCGATGCCGCTCCCGCCGCGATCGGCACCTATTCGCAGGCAGTGCGTACCGATGCCACGGTCTACGTTTCCGGCCAGATCCCGCTGGATCCGGCCACGATGGATCTGATCGACGGCAGCATGGAAGCCCAGATCCGGCGCGTGTTCGACAACCTGGCCGCGATTGCCTCGGCGGCCGGCGGCACCCTGAACGATGTGGCCAAGCTGAACGTCTTCCTGACCGACCTCAGCCATTTCCCGCTGGTGAATCAGGTGATGAGCGAGTATTTCAGCGAGCCCTACCCCGCGCGGGCCGCGATCGGCGTCGCGGCACTGCCCAAGGGAGCCGAGGTCGAGATGGACGCGATCCTGTACCTGCCCCAGGGCTGA
- a CDS encoding lysophospholipid acyltransferase family protein, whose protein sequence is MTARRGRRIRDRLLGLVLRLLAALPLRANHALGGALGWIAWVLPTRMARVARINLELCFPEQTPAWRRRVGRRSMMEMGKALTEAPWLWRAGPERLRALSPFKTECDLSAARPPGQALFLVAPHLGSWEFAGLHAASYGPMTSLYSPLRQPEIDRWIREARASTGARLAPATREGLRQLQAARDRGEMIGLLPDQSPRRATGVFAPFFGCPALTMTLLPRLLRGRSDRVVFAFAERLPRGSGYRYREIEAGPEVADPDPERAAAAINRLVEALVRQRPEQYNWAYKRFSPAPEGQPDPYHR, encoded by the coding sequence GTGACGGCCCGGCGCGGGCGGCGGATCCGGGACCGGCTGCTCGGACTCGTGCTGCGCCTGCTGGCGGCGCTGCCCCTGCGCGCAAACCACGCGCTCGGCGGCGCGCTGGGCTGGATCGCCTGGGTGCTGCCGACGCGGATGGCACGGGTCGCCCGGATCAACCTCGAACTCTGCTTTCCCGAACAGACCCCGGCCTGGAGGCGGCGGGTCGGGCGCCGCTCGATGATGGAGATGGGCAAGGCGCTGACCGAGGCGCCCTGGCTCTGGCGCGCGGGACCCGAGCGGCTGCGCGCATTGTCCCCGTTCAAGACCGAATGCGACCTGTCGGCTGCGCGCCCGCCGGGGCAGGCGCTGTTCCTGGTGGCCCCGCACCTCGGGTCCTGGGAATTCGCCGGGTTGCATGCGGCAAGCTACGGCCCGATGACCAGCCTGTATTCCCCGCTGCGCCAGCCGGAGATCGATCGCTGGATCCGCGAGGCGCGGGCTTCGACCGGCGCGCGCCTGGCCCCGGCCACCCGGGAGGGGCTGCGCCAGCTGCAGGCCGCGCGCGACCGGGGCGAGATGATCGGCCTGCTGCCGGACCAGAGCCCGCGCCGGGCCACCGGCGTGTTCGCGCCGTTCTTCGGGTGCCCGGCGCTGACGATGACCTTGCTGCCACGCCTGTTGCGGGGGCGCAGCGATCGCGTGGTGTTCGCGTTCGCCGAGCGCCTGCCGCGCGGTTCCGGGTACCGCTACCGCGAAATCGAGGCGGGCCCCGAGGTCGCGGACCCGGACCCGGAACGCGCGGCTGCCGCGATCAACCGTCTGGTCGAGGCACTCGTGCGCCAGCGCCCCGAGCAGTACAACTGGGCCTACAAGCGGTTCAGCCCGGCGCCGGAAGGTCAGCCGGACCCGTATCATCGCTGA
- a CDS encoding tRNA 2-thiocytidine biosynthesis TtcA family protein — MNTPTVPATIRRLAGRAIADFAMIRSGDRILVGLSGGKDSLTLLWLLHDLARRAPVRFEVGAVTIDPEIPGFEPGRLRDYLGGFGIPYVFVSEPIAELAGRHMGKDSFCAFCARMKRGLMYRTARERGYNVLALGQHLDDLAESFLMSAFHGGQLRTMKAHYRIDAGDLRVIRPLVYVRERQTRDFARTAELPVIADNCPACFAMPTQREHMKALLAREEAQHPRLFRNLRTALDPLMREGLPDAGPASEHAAARPAPAPTAGPEDVA, encoded by the coding sequence ATGAACACGCCCACCGTACCCGCCACGATCCGCCGCCTGGCCGGCAGGGCGATCGCCGATTTCGCCATGATTCGTTCGGGCGACCGGATCCTGGTCGGCCTGTCCGGCGGGAAGGATTCCCTGACGCTGCTGTGGCTGCTGCACGATCTGGCCCGCCGGGCGCCCGTGCGGTTCGAGGTCGGTGCGGTCACCATCGATCCCGAGATCCCGGGGTTCGAACCCGGGCGGCTGCGCGACTACCTCGGGGGTTTCGGCATCCCGTATGTCTTCGTGTCCGAACCGATTGCGGAGTTGGCTGGCCGGCACATGGGCAAGGATTCGTTCTGCGCGTTCTGTGCGCGCATGAAACGCGGCCTGATGTATCGCACCGCGCGCGAGCGTGGCTACAACGTGCTGGCGCTCGGCCAGCACCTGGACGACCTTGCCGAGAGCTTCCTGATGAGCGCGTTTCACGGCGGGCAGTTGCGTACGATGAAGGCGCATTACCGAATCGACGCGGGTGACCTGCGGGTGATCCGGCCCCTGGTCTACGTGCGCGAGCGCCAGACGCGCGATTTCGCCCGGACCGCGGAGTTGCCGGTGATCGCCGACAACTGTCCCGCCTGCTTCGCGATGCCGACCCAGCGCGAGCACATGAAGGCGCTGCTGGCGCGCGAGGAGGCGCAGCACCCGCGCCTGTTCCGCAACCTGCGCACGGCGCTCGATCCGCTGATGCGCGAGGGGCTGCCGGATGCCGGGCCGGCATCCGAGCATGCGGCGGCACGGCCCGCGCCGGCACCCACCGCGGGTCCGGAGGATGTGGCATGA
- the spoT gene encoding bifunctional GTP diphosphokinase/guanosine-3',5'-bis pyrophosphate 3'-pyrophosphohydrolase, with amino-acid sequence MNSALPTLVGAAQEPSTDSTRFLISDLCAELESYLEPDQINEVYRAYLFGAEAHEGQTRKTGEPYIYHPLAVARTMGEMRMDHRAIVAAILHDVMEDTPTSKERIRAEFDTEVADLVDGVSKLTHLQFQTKAEAQAENFRKMMLAITRDIRVILIKLADRLHNMRTLGVMRTDKRRRIARETLEIYAPIAQRLGMNRIRRELEQLGFAALYPRRFAVLDASVRQARGHRREPMQKIEAAITHRMEAAGIEARISGREKGLYSIYRKMLEKRQPFKKIVDVFAVRIVVADVDTCYRALGVVHNLYKPVPGRFKDYIAIPKSNGYQSLHTVLFGPHGSPIEIQIRSAEMDRVAETGIAAHWQYKAGDDHAMTAQSRARDWLKDVLEIQNSVGSSIEFLENVKVDLFPDEVYTFTPMGEIMVLPRGATPVDFAYAVHSDVGNHCVTARIDRQLAPLSARLQSGQTVEIVTAPGARPNPAWLSFVVTGKARSGIRHCLKSLQSDEAAALGRRLMEKALATLGQGLGQISPVRMDQVLDAMKIPDIDSLLVEIGLGNRMAALVARQLVGQEPAQEVCEGSGSALAVKGTEGLVVNYGRCCFPIPGDPVIGILSAGRGLVVHREACRNLGELRERSDKTVSLEWSNEPGAEFAVSVRAETANRRGALAEMAAVIADHGSNIEHISFNERDGHSTAMTFTITVRDRRHLAQVIRSLRRLNDVLRVQRSRG; translated from the coding sequence ATGAATTCCGCGCTGCCGACCCTCGTCGGGGCCGCCCAAGAACCGAGCACCGACTCGACGCGATTCCTGATCAGCGACCTGTGCGCTGAACTCGAATCCTACCTCGAACCCGATCAGATCAACGAGGTGTACCGGGCCTATCTGTTCGGGGCCGAGGCGCACGAGGGGCAGACGCGGAAGACTGGGGAACCGTACATCTACCATCCGCTGGCGGTCGCCCGGACCATGGGCGAAATGCGGATGGACCACCGGGCGATCGTGGCCGCGATCCTCCACGACGTGATGGAGGACACCCCGACCAGCAAGGAACGCATCCGCGCCGAATTCGACACTGAGGTCGCGGACCTGGTCGACGGCGTATCGAAACTGACCCACCTGCAGTTCCAGACCAAGGCCGAGGCCCAGGCCGAAAACTTCCGCAAGATGATGCTGGCGATCACCCGGGACATCCGGGTGATCCTGATCAAGCTCGCCGACCGGCTGCACAACATGCGCACATTGGGCGTGATGCGGACCGACAAGCGCCGCCGGATCGCCCGTGAGACGCTGGAAATCTATGCGCCGATCGCCCAGCGGCTCGGCATGAACCGGATCCGCCGGGAACTCGAGCAACTCGGCTTCGCCGCGCTGTACCCACGCCGTTTCGCGGTGCTCGACGCGTCGGTGCGGCAGGCGCGCGGGCACCGGCGCGAGCCCATGCAGAAGATCGAGGCCGCGATCACCCACCGCATGGAGGCCGCCGGAATCGAGGCGCGGATCAGCGGGCGCGAGAAGGGGCTTTACAGCATTTACCGCAAGATGCTGGAGAAGCGCCAGCCGTTCAAGAAGATCGTCGATGTCTTCGCGGTGCGCATCGTGGTCGCGGACGTCGACACCTGCTATCGCGCGCTGGGCGTGGTGCACAACCTCTACAAGCCGGTGCCAGGGCGGTTCAAGGATTACATCGCGATCCCGAAATCGAACGGCTACCAGTCGCTGCATACGGTGCTGTTCGGACCTCACGGCAGCCCGATCGAAATCCAGATCCGCAGCGCCGAGATGGACCGGGTCGCGGAGACCGGCATCGCGGCGCACTGGCAGTACAAGGCCGGTGACGACCATGCAATGACAGCCCAGAGCCGCGCCCGCGATTGGCTCAAGGACGTGCTCGAGATCCAGAACAGCGTCGGCAGCTCGATCGAGTTCCTGGAAAACGTCAAGGTCGACCTGTTCCCGGACGAGGTCTACACCTTCACGCCGATGGGCGAGATCATGGTGCTGCCGCGCGGCGCAACCCCGGTGGATTTCGCCTACGCAGTGCATTCGGACGTCGGCAATCACTGTGTCACGGCGCGAATCGACCGCCAGCTTGCGCCGCTTTCGGCGCGGCTCCAGAGCGGCCAGACGGTCGAGATCGTCACCGCCCCGGGCGCGCGCCCAAACCCCGCCTGGCTGTCGTTCGTGGTCACCGGCAAGGCCCGCTCGGGAATCCGTCACTGCCTGAAGTCGCTGCAGTCGGACGAGGCGGCGGCACTGGGCCGGCGCCTGATGGAAAAGGCGCTGGCCACGCTGGGCCAGGGGCTGGGGCAGATCTCGCCGGTGCGCATGGACCAGGTGCTCGACGCGATGAAGATTCCCGACATCGACAGCCTGCTGGTCGAAATCGGCCTCGGCAACCGGATGGCGGCGCTGGTCGCGCGCCAGCTGGTCGGACAGGAACCCGCGCAGGAAGTCTGCGAAGGGTCTGGTTCGGCGCTGGCGGTCAAGGGCACCGAAGGGCTGGTCGTGAATTACGGGCGCTGCTGTTTTCCGATTCCCGGGGATCCGGTGATCGGGATCCTCAGCGCGGGACGCGGGCTGGTGGTCCACCGCGAGGCCTGTCGCAACCTGGGCGAACTCCGCGAGCGCAGCGACAAGACGGTATCGCTCGAATGGTCCAACGAGCCGGGCGCGGAATTCGCGGTTTCGGTGCGCGCCGAGACCGCGAACCGCCGCGGCGCGCTGGCCGAAATGGCGGCGGTCATCGCCGATCATGGCTCGAACATCGAGCACATCTCGTTCAATGAGCGCGACGGCCACTCGACCGCGATGACCTTTACGATCACCGTGCGCGACCGCCGCCACCTCGCCCAGGTGATCCGTTCGCTGCGGCGCCTGAACGACGTGCTGCGGGTACAGCGCAGCCGGGGATGA